Sequence from the Salinicoccus sp. Bachu38 genome:
AGCCCATCGGCAGTGCATCCCTATCGATCATCCTGAATCCCCTCACCGTCGGCTTCATCGGCCGCTTGACGTTGTTCGTTCGGACCATTGGTATCGTCAAGGCCACAATCAATACCATTCCCGCAACCAGCAGAAGCATCATGCGGTAGGATATGGAACCTGCAAGCAGGAAGCCAAGGAACGGGCCGACTGCAGAACCGAGCACAAAGCTCAGACTGAAGTAGCTGATGCCCTCTCCCCTGCGGTTTTCAGGCACAGATATCGTGGCCAGCGTATTGAGGGCCGTACTGATCAGTCCTGTGGCAAAACCATTCAGGAAACGAGTGGCAATCAACAACGATAGACCACCCTCGATGAAGTACAGACAGTACGTGACAAAGAACATCGCCGTACCGATATAGAGGATGCGTCTCGCTCCCAGACGGTTGATCTGCTGGCCGGTCAATGCGCGCCCGGCAAGGACACCGACGATAAAAATACTTGCTACAAGTCCAGCCGTACTGGGTGAGGCATTGTAGTTGTCGATGGCAAAGCTTCCTATGGTCACCATGGATACATACATGGCAAACATGATGATGAAGTGATACATGAATATGATGACGAATTCCTTTGTCCATATTCTATCGTTTGAATACTCGCTGTTCTGCAAAGTAGCACACCCTTCCTATAAATTCATTCTCTTGAGTGATCGGATCAGCATTTCAATCTCTTCGTGGTCGAAATCCTCCAGGACTTCTCGTTGCATCTCATTCATCCTGCCGCTGACTTCATCGAACAGAGCTTTGCCGGATTCCGTCATCGTCAAATATTTGATGCGGCGGTCCTCACCCTGTTTGGACTCGATGAGACCGAGTTCAAGCAGATGCTTAATCACCTTAGTCGCCGTCGGCTTCTCGATGCCCCGACGCCGGCTCACATCCACTGAGGTGGTCGTACCGTTCTTTGCGATGTCTTTAAGTATCAGCCACTGGGAGCTGTACAGATTATATGCCGAGAGGATTGTGTTCGCCCGGTTGATGTACGGGCGGTATATTGCGATATAGGCATCAAAAAATTCCTGTTCGATGCGCATTGGATCACCTCTTTTAGTTAGTTAGACTAACTAATTATATAGTGTGCACAGTTACGAGTCAATTTATGCAAACGGTTACTTCCAAAAGAATTCCCATTGGAAACGTTTACTTATAAAACAAATGAAAAAACCGGCGCATTGGCCGGTCATCTTTCCATAAGTTTCCCTTTATAGCTGTGAATCCGATGCTCTGTGGATATTTCATTTTCGGCCCGTCCCATCACCGTCCGATACGCCTCTTCTGCAATCTTTTCAATCGGCTGGGCAATGGTCGTAATTTTCGGCCGGTAGACCCCGGCAAGCGGAAGGTCGTCGATCGCAACAAGATGATTTTTTCTTTCCAGATCCAGCCCATGGACGTTTGCATACTTCAGAAATGCCATCAGTGCAAAATCGTTCGCAAGCACTATGCCATTGGACGGTTCCTCTTTGAACTCCGCTTCCATCCTTCCATACAATGCCTCGTTGGTGTCTGTGATGGCATAATGGGAGACCCCTATATCCCCGGCGATACTCCTGAATGCCTCAAGCCGTTCAATCCGAGGCGTAAGTGCCATGTCATCCGAGGCGCCGACATAGTAGAAGTTCTCCACTGTCCTCCCTTTCAGATAATCGAGCGCAAGGGAAACCGCCTGATAGTTGTCCAGCTTGAAGGCGGGGATATCTATATTTTCCACATACCGGTCGATGAAGACGATGGGGAACTGCTGGGCGGCAAGTTTTTCGTACATATCATCATTGCCTCTCGTCGGCATGATGATGAGGCCATCCACCTGCTTCTCGAGGAGGCCGTCGATATACTTGCGCTCCTTCTTAGGGTCATCATCGGCATTGCATATGATGAGGTTATAGCCGTCACGATCGCAATAGTCCTCGATTTTTCTTGTCATGCCCACTGCAAAATGGTGCAGGATGTTCGAAACGATGATACCGATGGTCTTTGTCGATGCACTCTTCAAGTTCCTCGCCATATAATTGGGACGATAACCCAGGGACTCGATCGCCCCGGAGACCCGTTCCTTCGTTTCCTCGCCCATGTAGTGGTACCGTCCGTTCAAATACTGGGAAACGGTGCTGGTGGAAACGCCAGCCTCTCGTGCAACATCTTTGATTGTCACCTTTTTCATGATATAATACCCCTAACTACTAAATCGTTTTAGTAAACTGTTTATTACTTAATGTATAGCCAAAGTAGTGAAGAGTCAAGATATTTGAGGAGGATAAGGTCAATGAAGAAATTTGATGTTTTGAATGAAATTCGTGAAAACTACCTGATTGCGGTTGTCCGCGGCAAAGGTTTCGAGGATACGGTGAAGATGATTGAAAATATCATCGAAGGCGGCATTAAAAATATCGAAATCACCTACACGACACCGAAGGCAAGCGCGCTGATCGAACATTTCGCAACAAACAGTGAAGCATGTGTCGGTGCGGGTACCGTCATGTCGAGGGAGACGGCGGATGAGGCGATCCGTCGCGGCGCGCAGTATCTCGTCAGCCCGCATTTCGACAAGGATATTGCAGCGCTCTGCAACCAGAACCAGATTCCCTACCTGCCTGGCTGTGCCACAGCGACGGAGATTGTAGAAGCGATGAAGTCAGGCGTGGATGTGATCAAAATCTTCCCTGGCGGCGTTCTCGGCGCTTCATTCATCAAGGACATCAAAGGACCGATTCCACATGCGAACCTCATGCCTTCCGGCGGTGTCAATAAGGAGAACATGGCGGACTGGATCGATAACGGCGCCTTTGCCATCGGCATCGGCAGTGCCCTCGCCAAAGGCTATGATGGGTCGAACCCAGAGGTCGTCAAAGAGAACACTGAAGCGTTTGTCGCAGCCTATCAGAAAGCCGTGAAAGGGGAACAGCCATGAAATTCATTACATTCGGAGAGATCATGATGCGTCTGAGCACCGAAGCATCCGACACTTTCAAAACAGCCGACCAGATGAACGTCAACATCGGCGGCAGCGAGATGAATGTCACAATGAGCCTGGCCGCTTCCGGTGTGGATACTGCGGTGATCACCTCCCTGCCCGACAACGCCTTCGGCCAGCGTACACTCTCACTGCTCAAGAGCAACGACGTGGAGACGCGCCATATCCGTCTGGCAGGCCAGCGGATGGGCACATACTTCCTGGAACAGGGATTCAATATCCGTTCCTCGTCCGTCGTCTATGACCGCAAGTATTCAAGCTTCGAACAGTCGACGGTGGACGACTATGATTTCAAGGCCGCGTTTGAAGGATATGACTGGTTCCATTTCAGCGGCATCACACCCGCCCTCAACACCGGACTTCAGAAGGTGCTGCTCGAGGCAGTGAAAACGGCCAAGGAGATGGGCCTCAAAATCAGTGCCGACCTCAATTTCAGGGGCAACCTCTGGTCCTTTGAAGAGGCAAGGTCGACGATGCCGCAGTTCATCAAATACTGTGACGTCATCTTCGGCTATGAGCCGATTGAGCTGAAGGAAGATGGCAAGGAAGTCAAGGAGGGCCTCGAGCGCAATCCGGATGCCGATACCCTGGCACCAATACTCGAAAAGCTGCATGCTGCATATGATATAGAATATATTGCATTCACCCAGCGCACCGTCGTCCATTCCAACAGGAACATCATCAAGGGGATGCTGTCTTCGAAGGAGGGCATCAGGGAGACGGATGCCTACGAAGTGGAGATCCTCGACCGGATCGGTACGGGTGATGCCTTCACTGCCGGTGTCATCCATGGACTGATGAACGGTCTCGAACACCAGGATATCCTGCAGAATGCACTTGGCAACATGCTTTACAAGCATACGATCAGCGGCGACTTCGCCACAGAAAACATTTCCAAAATGGCGGATGTGCTCGATGCGACAAGAGAAGTGAAGAGATAGGAAACGAAAACAGGCTGCTTCCCGATACGGGAGCAGCCTTTGTCATGGAGTCTATTGGATTGTTATTGATAGCTGGGGCTTATCTGGTGGATAAACGCCCAACTGCACTTTGCGTGTGCCGCCAGGGAAAGTTACAGTTACACACCTGAATATGCTGAGAATCCGCCGTCGACCGGGATGACGATGCCGGTGACAAAGCCGGATGCCTTATGGTCTGCCAGATAGAGGAGTGTACCGAGCAGCTCTTCAGGTTCGCCGAAGCGGCCCATCGGTGTCGCATTGATGATCTTATGACTTCTGTCCGTCAGGTTGCCGTCCTTATCGAAAAGGAGGTCCCTGTTCTGGTTCGTTGCAAGAAAGCCCGGTGCCATGGCGTTCACTCTGACACCTGTACGTGACAGGTAGACGCTGAGCCACTGCGTAAAGTTGCTGATCGCAGATTTTGCCCCGCTGTAGGCCGGAATCTTGGTCAACGGGGTGAAAGCGTTCATGGAGGATACATTGATTACGCTGGCGTGCGCTTTCGGTGCCATGTCCCTGCCGAAGATCTGGGAGGGTATCAAAGTCCCTAGGAAATTGAGCTTGAAGACGAAATCGATGCCGTCCGTATCAAGTGCGAAGAAGTTCCTGACATTCGGGTCATCCAGCTTGTCGAGATCCAGGTACTCGTCTTCAGTGGATGCAGATGGATCGTTGCCGCCTGCACCGTTGACGAGTATGTCGCATGTTCCGAGGGATTTATTCACGGCTTCACGCGCTTTCTCTACAGATGTCTTATCCGTAACATCACATTGCACTGCAATCGCTTCTCCGCCCGCCTCTTGTATTTCAGCTGCCACTGTTTCGCATGATTCAAGTGTGCGTCCGAGGACGGCGACTTTGGCACCAGCATCTGCAAGTCCACGGCAAAAGTATGAACCCAGCACACCGCCACCGCCTGTGACGATTGCGACCTGGTTTTTAAGATTTGTATTGAAAGGGGTAGTCATCATTCTTCCTCCTATTTTCTGGTAAGTGAAATTGCTCATTGAATAACTATTTGGTAAGATTAGTTTATCTAACAAACCAAAACGAGGTGCTCCTTATGGTTACTGGTGATTCGAACTATATTAAAACGATGAACCGCAGACTTGTACTTGAAGATATTATCCGTAGCCGCTCCATTTCAAGGGTGGATATATCAAAACGCACTGGACTGAACAAAGCGACGGTCTCTTCCCAGGTGAATGAACTGATCGATCAGTCCCTGATCATCGAAAAACCGGTTGAAAACTATGCACAACCCGGCCGCCGGCCGATCATCCTGGAACTTGATCCGATGAGTACATATTCCATCGGCATCGACATCGACCGTTCCCATATACGCATCATGCTCATCAATCTCAAAGGCATGACTGTCTACAACAACATTCATGACTTCGACATCCGTCATACGGATACGCTTGCCGAACTGCTGCCGGCACTGCTCGAGCCGGTCATCAGCCAGTACAGCGAAGTCTACCGCCCGAACCAGCTTGTCGGCATCGGCATCAGTTTCCACGGAATCGTCAATGCCGAGCTGGAACTGCTCTATTCCCCGCCGCAGCAGCTTGATCTGAAGCCACTTCTGTCCGAGCTTGAGCAGAGGTTCGAAGTGCCTGTCCATATCGACAACAACGCCAATATGTCCGTCCGTGCCGAACAGTCGTTCACTGCATACGAGACGAACCTCTACAGCATGACGCTGTCCAGTGGTATCGGCCTCGGCATCCTGCTGAACAACGAAGTGTTCCATGGATTTTCCGGCTATGCCGGTGAGGTCGGACATATGATCATCAAGCAGGATGGCATCGAGTGCCGTTGTGGAAACAGGGGATGTTTCGAGCGCTATGCTTCCGATGAGGTCCTCACCCGCTCGCTTGCTGATGCGGGCATCTCCCTCATTGAATATCCGACATATGAATCCTTGAAGGCGGACGAAAAGGCAAAGGCCATATTCGAAGACTATATCTCCTTCATCACCGTCGGACTGAACAATATCATCAATGTCTTCAACCCTAAAAAACTTGTCATCAACAGCACCATATTTTCGAAATATCCGGAACTGCTCGAGGAGCTCAAACCCGGCCTCACTTCGTCATTCATCGATTATGGAGACATCCTCATCTCGCCCCTCGGCACACAGTCAAGCGCCCTCGGGGCAGCACTTGTGCCCCTTGCGAAATACCTCGATATCACCCACTTCGATCTGAATGCGTATCACATCGCACATTAATATCAGAAAAGGATAAGTCGGACTTATCCTTTTCTTTTTTATTTTCTATTTACTGTATCGATGATGCCGTTCAGGTAGGTGGCGCCGAGCGCACGGTCGTAGAGGCCGTAGCCCGGTCTGCCCGTCTCGTCCCAGATCATGCGGCCGTGATCCGGACGGATCGGCACGTCGACACCGCTCTCGATGAGCTTCTCGATGATGCCCACCATATCGAGTGAGCCGTCATGGACGGAGTGGGACGTTTCCTGGAAGGAGCGCTCGCCGGTCCATTTGACGTTCCTGGCATGCACGAAGTGGATGCGCTCACGAGCCAGTTCGATGATTTCGAACAGGTCGTTGTCCGGTATGGAACCATAGGATCCGGTACAGAATGTAATGCCATTGTGCCTGCTCGGTACGGCCTCGAACAGTCTTCTCAGTGCCTTGGCACCGGTGATGATGCGCGGCAGGCCAAAGATGCCCCATGGCGGATCGTCCGGGTGGATGGCCATCAGAACATCCTCCTCCACCGCGACCGGGATGATGCGCTCGAGGAAGTAGATCAGGTTGTCGAACAGCTGGTCTTCACTGATGTCCTGATAGGCATCGATGATCTCCTTCAGGTCGTCCGTCTGGTAGGACAGGTCCCAGCCCGGGAGGGTCAGCTCGCCGCTCAGCGGGTCTATGTCCTTCACCAGCGCCTCGTCATACTTCAAGGAATTCGAACCATCCGGCAGCGGCGCATCGAGTTCGATGCGGGTCCAGTCGAACACCGGCATGAAGTTGTAGCAGACCGTCCTGATGCCGGCAGCAGCCAGATTGCGGATCGTCTCCTTGTAGTTCTCGATCAGGGCGTCGCGGCGGCCGCGGCCCATCTTGATGTCCTCGTGGACGGGTACGGATTCGATGACGTTCAGGCGCATGCCGTGCGCCGCCACCGCATCCCGCAGCTTCACAATCTCGTCGTACGGCCATACCTCGCCGGCCGGAATATCATAGATCGCCGAGACGACCCCCTTCATCTGTGGAATCTGGCGGATGTCCGCAAGCTTCACCGGATCATCCGGTCCATACCATCTAAAACTCATTTCCATAACAGTCGCTCCTTTTTATTCATTTTCAAGTCCAAAGTATTTTTTCGCGTTGTAGTAGCATATGTCCTCGACATATTCCTTGAGCAGTTCACGGTCGTCAGGCACCATGCCTGCCTCCACCCATTCTCCGAGCAGTTCGCAAAGAATTCTTCTGAAGTATTCGTGGCGCGTAAAGCTCAGCATGCTCCTTGAATCCGTCAGCATGCCGATGAACGTCTTGAAGGCACCCGCGTTCGCCAGCGTCTTCATCTGATCCCTCATGCCATCATAGTTGTCGTTGAACCACCATGCCGTACCGAATTGCACCTTGCCCGGAATACCGCCCCCCTGGAAGTTTCCGGCCATCGTCGCCATGATGATGTTGTCCCTCGGATTCAGTGTATAGAGCACCGTCTTCGGCAGTGCATCATCCTGATCGATCCGATCCAGGAATCTGGAAAGCGGCTGCGCCACAAGCTGGTCGTTGATCGAATCGAACCCGCTGTCCGGCCCGAGGTCTTTGAACATGCGGGAGTTGTTGTTCCTGAGTGGCCCGATGTGCAGCTGCATCACCCAACCGTATGCGTTGTACTGCTCCGCAAGCTGCACGAGTGTGTATGTCTTGAACTGTGCCACTTCGTATTCCGACAGTTCCTCTTCCCGGAGGACTTTATCGAATATTGCTCCGACCGCTTCCGCATCCGCCTCCTCATAGAACATTTCGTTGATGCCATGATCGGACGCACGGCATCCCATCTGATTGAAGAAGTCGATGCGGTCGAAGAGTGCACCCAGGAACTTCTGGTAGGTATCGAGCTTGCCGCCTGCAACACCCTCCAGCTTCCCGAGCCATTCCTTGTAGTCCGGCGTATCGATGGCGATGGCCTTGTCGGGCCTGAACGAAGGCGCCACCTGCACATCTATCGTGTCATCCTCCTTGAGGAGCCGGTGATATTCCAGGTCATCGGTCGGGTCGTCGGTTGTGCCGAGAAACTTCACTTTCTGGCTCTCCAGTATGCTTCTCGGTTTCAGTGCTTCCCCTTGCAGCATTTCATTCGTCTTCTCATAGATGGCATCGGCACTTTTTGGCGACAGCAGGTCGCTGATGCCGAAGAAGGTCTTCAGCTCAAGCTGGGTCCAGTGCAGCAGCTGGTTGCCGAAGAGCTGGGGTACGGTTTCCGCGAAGGCATCGAACTTGGCCTTCTCATCGGCTTCCCCCGTTATCCTGTCCTCTTTGATGCCCGCCGCCCGCATGGCGCGCCATTTATAATGGTCGCCGCCGAGCCACACTTCCGTGATCGAGCGGTAGTTTTCATTCTCGTATATCTCTTTCGGGTTGAGGTGGTTGTGATAGTCGATGATGGGCAGGTCTTTGGCCACATCATGATACAGCCACTTTGCCGTCTCTGTAGTGAGCAGGAAATCCTTGTTGATCATTTGTATCTCTCCTAATCCTTTATTGATGGTTTATGTCAGATTGAACAGTTCCGGCAGGAACATGCTCAGAACCGGCGTAAATGTCACGATCAGCAGCATGATGAAAAGTACGATGAAGAATGGAATCAGGACCGGCACGACCTTTTCTATCCGTATATCGGCGACACTCGCGCCGACGAACAGTGCAGATCCGACTGGTGGCGTGATGTTGCCGATGCACAGGTTGAACGTGATGATGATGCCGAAGTGGATCGGATCGATGCCCATGTCCATTGCGATCGGCAGGAAGATCGGTGTAAATATCAGTACCGCCGGAGTGATGTCCATGAATGTTCCGATGACCAGCAGGATGACCGTCATCAGGAGCAGTATGATGATCGTATTGTCCGTCAGGGACAGCAGCGAATTGCTGATGGCGTCCGGCAGCCCTGTGTAGGACATGACCAGCGAAAAGAGTCCCGAGACGGTGATCAGGAGCAGGATCATCCCTGTGATTTCAACCGTTTCCCTAAGTATGTTCGGAATTTCCCTTATCTTCAGGTTCCTGTAGATCATCGAGAGTATCGTGGCGTAGACCACAGCGACCGCAGCACCTTCCGTTGCAGTGAAGATGCCGGCGACGATGCCGCCGATGACGATGACGATGAGGAGCAGGCTCGGGATGGCATCCAGTGTGAGGTATGCCTTATCCCGCCAGGCGATCTTCTCGGAGATCGGATACTTGTATTTCTTCGCCAGTACATAGGCGACGATCATCGTGGCCAGTCCCCAGAGAATCCCCGGAATATAGCCGGCCATGAATAGTGCAGCGATGGATGTGCCGCCACTGACGAGTGAATAGACGATCAGTATGGACGTCGGCGGGATGATCAGCCCGGCAGGTGCAGATGCGATGTTGACAGCCGCTGCATATTTGCGGTCGTAGCCGCTGTTCAGCTGCATCGGTGTCATGATGCGTCCCATGGCCGCTGCAGAGGCCACACTGGATCCTGCAATCGAGCCGAAAAGCATGTTGCCGACAACGTTCGTATGAGCCAGCGATCCCGGCAGCCTGCCGACGAGTACTTTGGCGAAGTTGATCAGTTTGAAGGCGATGCCGCCGTTGTTCATGATGATGCCTGCAAGCACGAACAATGGAACCGCGAGCATCGTAAAGCTGTCCATCTCGGTGACGAGGCGCTGTGCTCCCGTCAGTATCGTAGTATCGAATGGCATGATGAGCATAAGCGTGAAAAGTGAACTGAGCAGGATGGAAATGGCGATCGGAAACCCGAGGGCCAGGAACAGCAGCAGCAGTCCGAATATCACTATCCCTGATAATACTGTCAAACTCATAGACTTTTCACATCCTCATCCTCTTTTTTCGCGACCCTTTCAATGGTCGTGATGTTATAGATCGTATAGAACAGTGTGATCACTCCGGACACCGGCAGTGCCGCATAGACGAATCCCATGGAGATGCCCGTCGCAGGTGCAATCTGCGGTGTCGTCAGCATTGTAATCCGGATGCCGCCGTAGATGAAGACGATGACTGCCGTGAGCAGGATCGCAATCTGTGCCAGGTATGTCAACGCCACCTGCGTATTCCAGCTCATCCTTTCACGGACGAACAGGATGGCGATGTGTTTATTTTTACCGAAGACGTAGGCTGCGGCGAGAAGTGTGAACCATATCAATGTGTATCTGATGATCTCCTCACTCATCGTGCTCGGGTCGTTCAATATATATCTTGCGATGACCTGCCAGATCGACAGCAGTGTCATGCCGATGATGGCGATGCTTGCGAAAGTGAGGATGACAATGTCCACTATGCGCTTAGCTTTCTTCATCAGAATCTCCTCCCTTGAACAGTTCATAGATCGGCCCCATCGTCTCGTCCGCCTTCATTTCTTCATGGAGCGGCTGTACAGATTCGATGAAGGAGGACTTGTCCACGTCATGAAACTCCACACCCATTTCATTCTGCGCCTCTTCCGCCGCCGCTTCTGTCGCTTCATTCCATACGACTTCATGGAATTTGTTCGCAGCATCCGCCGAATCGTGGATGATCTGACGCTCTGCTTCCGTCATGCGGTCCAGCCTCTGCTTGTTCATGATGAGCATGTCGGGAACAATCGCATGCTCCGTATACATCCAGTGCTTGGCTACTTCTCCGTGCTTCGAGCTGACAAGTGACGTCAGGTTGTTCTCGGCTGCATCGATGATGCCCGACTGCAGTGATGTATAGACTTCTCCGTAGGCCATCGGCGTCGGCGTACCGCCGAGTGCATCAATCATCGCCACACTTGTCGCACTCGGCTGGACCCGAACCTTGAGTCCTTCCATATCTTCCGTATCATCGACCACACGATCCCTCGTATAGAGGCTGCGGCTACCGGCATCGAAGTATGTCAGGCCGACGAACCCGATATCCTCCGACGCATTGTAGATGACATCCGTAATTTCAGGATCCGACATCTTCTCCTTGAACTCATCCGTATCTTCAAAGAGGTAAGGCAGGCCGAAAATGGAATATTCCGGACGGAAGCTCTCAAGCGCGCCCGCGCTGACCTTGGTGACATCAACCGCCCCCGTCTGGGTCAGCTCGATGACCTCCCTCTCATCCCCGAGCTGTCCGTTCGGATAGAGTGCAATCGACATATCACCATCAGAGCGCGCCTCAACCTCTTCCTTGAATTTTTCAAGTGATTTATGCACCGGATGATCCGTCGGGTGGTTGTGTGCAAGAACCATCTTGTGGCCACCCCCCGCTTCAGACGAGGCATTGGAGCATGCACCCAGAAGAAGTAGGATGGATGCGCTTACAAAAAGAACAAAATATTTTCTCATTTCA
This genomic interval carries:
- a CDS encoding TRAP transporter substrate-binding protein; the encoded protein is MRKYFVLFVSASILLLLGACSNASSEAGGGHKMVLAHNHPTDHPVHKSLEKFKEEVEARSDGDMSIALYPNGQLGDEREVIELTQTGAVDVTKVSAGALESFRPEYSIFGLPYLFEDTDEFKEKMSDPEITDVIYNASEDIGFVGLTYFDAGSRSLYTRDRVVDDTEDMEGLKVRVQPSATSVAMIDALGGTPTPMAYGEVYTSLQSGIIDAAENNLTSLVSSKHGEVAKHWMYTEHAIVPDMLIMNKQRLDRMTEAERQIIHDSADAANKFHEVVWNEATEAAAEEAQNEMGVEFHDVDKSSFIESVQPLHEEMKADETMGPIYELFKGGDSDEES